The following nucleotide sequence is from Methylocella sp..
TACCCGCTTTGGTGGATGTCGATGCCAGCGATGATGAAAGGGTATATCGACAGGGTCTTCGCTCGTGGCTTCGCCTATGAATCCAACAACGGCGTCGTGCGCGGACTTCTTTCCGGAAAGAAATCCGTTCTGATCACTATTTCGGGGGCGCCGCTTCCGCTGCTGGTCGAGAGCGGCAAGTGGGATGCCGTCGAGGTTCTGCAAGACACGCATATTTTCCGCTCGGCGGGTTTCGATCTGCTCGAGCATTTGCATTTCGACGAGGTTGCGCCGCACCTCCCGAATGCAATTGCCGAACGGCACATGGAGCGCGTTCAATCGTGCGCACGGCAGCATTTCCCGCGGCGTCAGACCTCTTCACGGGAACCAGACGTTGTTCCCTAGCGCAGTCGGATTTAATCCGAGGATGCGGCCGGCGCGCACGTCGCAACGTCGGCTTTAAGAAGGTGCAGGTCCGTACCGAACGGCAATTCCGACCGCGTCCGGGTTTGTTCA
It contains:
- a CDS encoding NAD(P)H-dependent oxidoreductase → MKHLIVVAHPTEDSFTMGLAHAYAAELERLGHNQRTYDLYRMGFNPVLAAHELAPVGADHPVSADVALAQNEIRAADVLTVIYPLWWMSMPAMMKGYIDRVFARGFAYESNNGVVRGLLSGKKSVLITISGAPLPLLVESGKWDAVEVLQDTHIFRSAGFDLLEHLHFDEVAPHLPNAIAERHMERVQSCARQHFPRRQTSSREPDVVP